From a region of the Streptomyces sp. NBC_01454 genome:
- a CDS encoding DUF6167 family protein, whose amino-acid sequence MFRRAFWFTTGAAAGVWATNKVHRKLRKLQPDSLAAQAADKAVETGHRLRQFALDVRTGMADREEQLHEALGLGEPAEVHELPAPRRAVLEPQYRTTRTTGPHGLTGPTGKEDH is encoded by the coding sequence ATGTTCCGCCGCGCATTCTGGTTCACCACCGGCGCCGCCGCCGGGGTGTGGGCCACCAACAAGGTCCACCGCAAGCTGCGCAAGCTGCAGCCCGACAGCCTCGCCGCGCAGGCCGCGGACAAGGCCGTCGAGACCGGACACCGGCTGCGTCAATTTGCATTGGACGTACGGACCGGAATGGCGGACCGTGAAGAGCAGCTGCACGAAGCCCTCGGACTCGGTGAACCGGCCGAGGTGCACGAGCTGCCCGCACCGCGTCGCGCGGTGCTCGAACCGCAGTACCGCACCACGAGAACAACCGGACCGCACGGTCTGACCGGACCGACTGGGAAAGAGGACCACTGA
- the alaS gene encoding alanine--tRNA ligase gives MESAEIRRRWLRFFEERGHTVVPSASLIADDPTLLLVNAGMVPFKPYFLGEVKPPAPRATSVQKCVRTPDIEEVGKTTRHGTFFQMCGNFSFGDYFKEGAIKYAWELLTGSQADGGYGLDPEKLWITVYLDDDEAERIWHEVVGVPKERIQRLGKTENYWSMGVPGPCGPCSEINYDRGPEFGVEGGPAVNDERYVEIWNLVFMQYERGAGTSKEDFEILGELPSKNIDTGLGLERLAMILQDVPNMYETDTLRVVIDKATELTGVHYGTSHDSDVSLRVVADHIRTSTMLIGDGVTPGNEGRGYVLRRIMRRAIRNMRLLGASGLVVGELLDVVIKTMGQQYPELLEDRRRIETVALAEEAAFVKTLKAGTNILDTAVTDTKATGSTVLPGDKAFLLHDTWGFPIDLTLEMAAEQGLSVDEDGFRRLMKEQRERAKADAQSKKSGHADLSAYRAVADTSGATEFTGYSATEGESAVVGLLVNGVPTPAAHEGDEVEVVLDRTPFYAEGGGQLADTGRIKLDSGAVVEVRDVQQPVPGVTVHKGVVQVGEVVVGSAAYAIIDITRRRAIARAHSATHLTHQALRDALGPTAAQAGSENSPGRFRFDFGSPAAVPGTVLTDVEQKINDVLARELDVHAEVMSMEDAKKQGAIAEFGEKYGDRVRVVTIGDFSKELCGGTHVHNTAQLGLVKLLGESSIGSGVRRVEALVGVDAYKFLAREHTVVSQLTELVKGRPEELPEKISGVLAKLKDAEKEIEKFRAEKVLQAAAGLAEGAKDVRGVALAAGQVPDGTSADDLRKLVLDVRGRIQGGRAAVVALFTVANGRPVTVIATNEAARERGIKAGDLVRAAAKTLGGGGGGKPDVAQGGGQNAAAVPEALEAVERLVAEAA, from the coding sequence ATGGAGTCGGCTGAAATCCGCAGGCGCTGGCTGCGCTTCTTCGAGGAGCGCGGGCACACCGTCGTGCCGTCGGCGTCGCTCATCGCGGACGACCCGACGCTGCTGCTGGTCAACGCGGGCATGGTCCCCTTCAAGCCGTACTTCCTCGGCGAGGTCAAGCCGCCCGCCCCGCGCGCCACCAGCGTGCAGAAGTGCGTGCGCACGCCGGACATCGAAGAGGTCGGCAAGACCACCCGGCACGGCACGTTCTTCCAGATGTGCGGCAACTTCTCCTTCGGCGACTACTTCAAGGAAGGCGCCATCAAGTACGCCTGGGAGCTGCTGACCGGCTCGCAGGCCGACGGCGGCTACGGCCTCGACCCGGAGAAGCTCTGGATCACCGTCTACCTCGACGACGACGAGGCCGAGCGCATCTGGCACGAGGTCGTCGGGGTGCCCAAGGAGCGCATCCAGCGCCTGGGCAAGACGGAGAACTACTGGTCCATGGGCGTCCCGGGCCCGTGCGGTCCGTGCTCCGAGATCAACTACGACCGCGGTCCGGAGTTCGGCGTCGAGGGCGGCCCGGCCGTCAACGACGAGCGGTACGTGGAGATCTGGAACCTCGTCTTCATGCAGTACGAGCGGGGTGCGGGCACGAGCAAGGAGGACTTCGAGATCCTCGGCGAGCTGCCCAGCAAGAACATCGACACCGGCCTCGGTCTCGAGCGCCTGGCGATGATCCTGCAGGACGTCCCGAACATGTACGAGACGGACACCCTGCGTGTCGTCATCGACAAGGCCACCGAGCTGACCGGCGTCCACTACGGCACTTCGCACGACAGTGACGTCTCGCTGCGCGTGGTCGCCGACCACATCCGCACGTCCACGATGCTCATCGGCGACGGTGTCACCCCGGGCAACGAGGGCCGCGGCTACGTCCTGCGTCGCATCATGCGCCGCGCCATCCGCAACATGCGCCTGCTCGGCGCGAGCGGGCTGGTCGTCGGCGAGCTGCTCGACGTGGTCATCAAGACCATGGGCCAGCAGTACCCCGAGCTGCTGGAGGACCGCCGCCGCATCGAGACGGTCGCCCTCGCCGAGGAGGCCGCCTTCGTCAAGACCCTGAAGGCCGGCACCAACATCCTCGACACCGCCGTCACGGACACCAAGGCCACCGGTTCCACGGTCCTGCCCGGCGACAAGGCCTTCCTGCTCCACGACACCTGGGGCTTCCCGATCGACCTCACCCTCGAAATGGCCGCCGAACAGGGCCTGTCGGTGGACGAGGACGGCTTCCGCCGCCTGATGAAGGAGCAGCGGGAGCGCGCCAAGGCCGACGCCCAGTCCAAGAAGAGCGGCCACGCCGACCTGTCCGCCTACCGCGCGGTCGCCGACACGTCCGGCGCGACGGAGTTCACCGGCTACAGCGCCACCGAGGGCGAGTCCGCCGTCGTGGGCCTGCTGGTCAACGGCGTACCGACCCCTGCCGCCCACGAGGGCGACGAGGTCGAGGTCGTCCTGGACCGCACCCCCTTCTATGCCGAGGGCGGCGGCCAGCTCGCCGACACCGGCCGGATCAAGCTGGACTCCGGCGCCGTCGTCGAGGTCCGCGACGTCCAGCAGCCGGTGCCCGGCGTCACGGTCCACAAGGGCGTCGTCCAGGTCGGTGAGGTGGTGGTCGGCTCCGCCGCGTACGCCATCATCGACATCACCCGCCGGCGCGCCATCGCCCGCGCCCACAGCGCCACCCACCTCACCCACCAGGCGCTGCGTGACGCCCTCGGCCCGACGGCCGCCCAGGCCGGTTCGGAGAACTCCCCGGGCCGCTTCCGCTTCGACTTCGGCTCGCCGGCCGCCGTGCCCGGCACGGTCCTCACCGACGTCGAGCAGAAGATCAACGACGTGCTGGCCCGTGAGCTCGATGTGCACGCCGAGGTCATGAGCATGGAGGACGCCAAGAAGCAGGGCGCCATCGCCGAGTTCGGCGAGAAGTACGGCGACCGGGTCCGCGTGGTCACCATCGGCGACTTCTCCAAGGAGCTGTGCGGCGGCACCCACGTCCACAACACCGCCCAGCTGGGCCTGGTGAAGCTGCTCGGCGAGTCCTCCATCGGCTCCGGCGTACGCCGCGTCGAGGCACTGGTCGGCGTGGACGCCTACAAGTTCCTCGCCCGCGAGCACACCGTCGTCTCCCAGCTCACCGAGCTGGTCAAGGGACGTCCGGAGGAGCTCCCGGAGAAGATCTCCGGCGTCCTGGCCAAGCTGAAGGACGCCGAGAAGGAGATCGAGAAGTTCCGCGCGGAGAAGGTGCTGCAGGCCGCCGCCGGGCTGGCCGAGGGCGCCAAGGACGTCCGCGGCGTGGCGTTGGCCGCTGGCCAGGTCCCCGACGGCACCTCCGCCGACGACCTGCGCAAGCTGGTGCTCGACGTCCGCGGGCGGATCCAGGGCGGCCGGGCCGCCGTTGTGGCGCTCTTCACAGTGGCCAATGGCCGCCCGGTGACGGTCATCGCCACCAACGAGGCCGCCCGTGAGCGCGGCATCAAGGCCGGTGACCTGGTCCGTGCCGCCGCCAAGACGCTCGGCGGCGGTGGCGGCGGCAAGCCCGACGTCGCCCAGGGCGGCGGTCAGAACGCCGCCGCGGTGCCCGAGGCCCTGGAGGCCGTCGAGCGCCTCGTGGCCGAGGCGGCCTGA
- the ruvX gene encoding Holliday junction resolvase RuvX produces MRRGRRIAVDVGDARIGVASCDPDGVLATPVETVPGRDVPSAHRRLKAIVEEYEPLEVVVGLPRSLNGGEGPAAAKVRAFAQELARNVAPVGVRLVDERMSTVTATQGLRASGVRSKKGRSVVDQAAAVVILQSALETERVSGAPPGESVEVVI; encoded by the coding sequence ATGCGACGCGGCCGGCGCATCGCGGTGGATGTCGGGGATGCCCGTATCGGGGTCGCCTCGTGCGACCCCGACGGGGTCCTCGCCACCCCCGTCGAGACCGTCCCGGGGCGTGATGTCCCCTCAGCGCACCGCCGGCTCAAGGCGATCGTCGAGGAGTACGAACCCCTCGAAGTCGTGGTCGGTCTGCCCCGCTCCCTCAACGGGGGAGAGGGGCCGGCCGCGGCCAAGGTCCGGGCCTTCGCCCAGGAGCTGGCCCGGAATGTCGCACCCGTAGGGGTCCGGCTGGTCGACGAGCGGATGTCGACAGTGACCGCGACCCAGGGACTGCGGGCCTCGGGGGTGCGGAGCAAGAAGGGCCGCTCGGTGGTCGACCAGGCCGCGGCGGTGGTCATCCTGCAGAGCGCACTGGAGACCGAGCGCGTCTCGGGGGCTCCTCCGGGAGAGAGCGTCGAAGTGGTCATCTGA
- the mltG gene encoding endolytic transglycosylase MltG → MTEYGRGYGSEPWHPEDPLYGDQGPHGGQAQQPQWSGPQSAPHPQQQPDPYPQQQYHGGWDGSQGGQLPYDPYDPYGQQYQPADPYGGASTDYYGAPDGYPQQQPDPLRQQAQQAQQAQQAHQAQQMQQTQPQPQYQPPPPHPQQQEPHYDEDPGDDWRAAPEPREPEPEHAFFADHADDDRDDPDDRDPREDGRGGRERRGKKNKRRSGRACLVVALLFAGATGAVGYFGYDFIMSHFGSAPDYQGKGSGAIQVDIPDGSPLSEMGQILQDKGVIKSAGAFTEAAGENKKAQSLQPGTYSLRTKMSGAAAIEMMLDPKSRNGLTIREGLRSAEVYKLIDTKLRLKAGTTKGVAKSEAKNLGLPSWANDSSKIKDPLEGFLYPSTYSVGGDAKPAAVLKQMVARANQVYQRYDLEGNARKLHLSSPMQLLTVASLTQAEGKYKHDFVKVARVVYNRLKPNNTETYGLLDFDSTVNYAKSQSTLDTGSVDNLRNFNDPYNTYKFKGLPPGPIGNPGEVALKSAIDPAKGNWYYFVSISPDKTLFAETNEQHERNRRIYEKEHEKAR, encoded by the coding sequence ATGACCGAGTATGGCCGGGGCTACGGCTCCGAACCGTGGCACCCCGAGGACCCGCTCTACGGAGACCAGGGTCCTCACGGAGGCCAGGCCCAGCAGCCCCAGTGGAGCGGCCCGCAGTCCGCCCCGCACCCCCAGCAGCAGCCGGACCCCTACCCCCAGCAGCAGTACCACGGGGGCTGGGACGGCTCGCAGGGCGGACAGCTGCCGTACGACCCGTACGACCCCTACGGGCAGCAGTACCAGCCGGCCGATCCGTACGGCGGCGCGAGCACCGACTACTACGGCGCGCCGGACGGCTATCCGCAGCAGCAGCCGGATCCGCTGCGTCAGCAGGCCCAGCAGGCCCAGCAGGCCCAGCAGGCGCACCAGGCCCAGCAGATGCAGCAGACACAGCCGCAGCCGCAGTACCAGCCACCGCCGCCGCATCCGCAGCAGCAGGAGCCGCACTACGACGAGGACCCCGGTGACGACTGGCGGGCCGCGCCGGAGCCGCGCGAGCCGGAGCCGGAGCACGCGTTCTTCGCGGACCATGCCGACGATGACCGCGACGACCCCGACGACCGTGATCCCCGCGAGGACGGCCGGGGCGGGCGCGAGCGCCGCGGAAAGAAGAACAAACGGCGCAGCGGCCGGGCCTGTCTGGTCGTCGCCCTGCTCTTCGCCGGGGCCACGGGCGCCGTCGGATATTTCGGTTATGACTTCATCATGAGCCACTTCGGCTCGGCCCCCGATTACCAGGGCAAGGGATCCGGCGCGATCCAGGTCGACATTCCGGACGGTTCGCCGCTTTCGGAAATGGGCCAGATTCTCCAGGACAAGGGCGTCATCAAGAGCGCCGGTGCCTTCACCGAGGCGGCCGGGGAGAACAAGAAGGCGCAGAGCCTGCAACCGGGGACGTACAGCCTCCGCACGAAGATGTCGGGCGCCGCGGCCATCGAGATGATGCTGGATCCCAAGAGCCGTAACGGCCTCACGATCCGGGAAGGCCTGCGCTCCGCCGAGGTCTACAAACTCATCGACACCAAGCTCCGTCTCAAGGCGGGCACGACCAAGGGTGTCGCCAAGAGCGAGGCCAAGAACCTCGGACTGCCGTCCTGGGCGAATGACTCCTCGAAGATAAAGGACCCGCTGGAGGGCTTCCTCTATCCGTCCACCTACAGCGTGGGCGGCGACGCGAAGCCGGCCGCGGTGCTCAAGCAGATGGTGGCGCGCGCGAACCAGGTCTACCAGCGGTACGACTTGGAGGGCAATGCCCGAAAGCTCCATCTCTCCTCGCCGATGCAGCTGCTGACCGTCGCCAGCCTCACGCAGGCCGAAGGCAAGTACAAGCACGACTTCGTCAAGGTCGCACGGGTCGTCTACAACCGTCTCAAGCCGAACAACACCGAGACCTACGGTCTGCTGGACTTCGACTCGACGGTGAACTACGCGAAATCCCAGAGCACCCTGGACACCGGGTCCGTCGACAATCTGCGGAATTTCAACGACCCGTACAACACCTACAAGTTCAAGGGACTGCCGCCGGGCCCGATCGGTAACCCCGGTGAGGTGGCGCTCAAGTCGGCCATCGACCCGGCCAAGGGCAATTGGTATTACTTCGTCTCGATCAGCCCGGACAAGACGCTGTTCGCCGAGACGAACGAACAGCATGAGCGCAACCGGCGCATCTACGAAAAGGAACACGAGAAAGCCAGGTAA
- a CDS encoding shikimate dehydrogenase, with translation MSTTRRAAVLGSPIAHSLSPVLHRAAYRELGLGDWTYGRHDVDEAALPAFMERLDATWAGLSLTMPLKRAVIPLLDEITPTAASVEAVNTVVLTGDGRRLGDNTDIPGMLAALRERGVERVERASVLGAGATASSALAALARICTGEVTAYVRSDARAAQMRGWGERLGVPVRTAPWEDAAAAFEAPLTVATTPAGTTDALAAAVPARPGTLFDVLYEPWPTALAAAWADRGGAVVGGLDLLVHQAVLQVEQMTGHSPAPLAAMRRAGEAALAAR, from the coding sequence ATGAGCACCACCCGTCGAGCCGCGGTGCTCGGCTCCCCGATCGCCCATTCCCTCTCTCCGGTGCTGCACCGCGCCGCCTACCGGGAATTGGGCCTGGGCGACTGGACGTACGGTCGCCACGACGTGGACGAAGCGGCCCTGCCCGCCTTCATGGAGCGCCTGGACGCCACCTGGGCGGGTCTGTCGCTGACCATGCCGCTCAAGCGCGCGGTGATCCCGCTGCTCGACGAGATCACCCCGACCGCGGCCTCGGTGGAGGCGGTGAACACCGTCGTCCTCACCGGCGACGGGCGCCGCCTCGGCGACAACACGGATATTCCCGGCATGCTCGCCGCACTGCGCGAGCGCGGCGTGGAACGGGTCGAGCGGGCCTCGGTGCTGGGGGCCGGTGCCACCGCCTCCTCGGCGCTCGCCGCCCTCGCCCGGATCTGCACCGGCGAGGTCACCGCGTATGTCCGCAGCGACGCCCGCGCCGCACAGATGCGCGGCTGGGGTGAGCGGCTCGGCGTCCCGGTCCGCACCGCCCCCTGGGAGGACGCCGCCGCGGCCTTCGAGGCGCCGCTGACCGTCGCCACCACCCCGGCGGGTACCACCGACGCGCTCGCCGCCGCCGTCCCCGCGCGGCCCGGCACCCTCTTCGACGTCCTGTACGAGCCTTGGCCGACGGCGCTGGCCGCGGCCTGGGCCGACCGCGGCGGCGCCGTGGTCGGCGGCCTCGACCTGCTGGTCCACCAGGCCGTCCTGCAGGTGGAGCAGATGACGGGGCACTCGCCGGCGCCGCTCGCCGCGATGCGCCGGGCCGGTGAGGCGGCACTCGCCGCCCGCTGA
- the aroC gene encoding chorismate synthase — translation MSRLRWLTAGESHGPALVATLEGLPAGVPITTELVADALARRRLGYGRGARMKFEQDEVTFLGGVRHGLSLGSPVAVMVGNTEWPKWEQVMAADPVDQEVLDALARNAPLTRPRPGHADLAGMQKYGFDEARPVLERASARETAARVALGAVARSFLKETAGIEIVSHVVELAAAKAPYGVLPKPSDVEKLDADPVRCLDADASKAMIAEIDQAHKDGDTLGGVVEVLAYGVPVGLGSHVHWDRRLDARLAAALMGIQAIKGVEVGDGFDLARVPGSKAHDEIVSTDDGIRRSTGRSGGTEGGLTTGELLRVRAAMKPIATVPRALATIDVSTGEATKAHHQRSDVCAVPAAGIVAEAMVALVLADAVLEKFGGDSVPETRRNVRSFLDNLAIK, via the coding sequence TTGAGCAGGTTGCGCTGGCTGACGGCGGGGGAGTCGCACGGCCCCGCACTCGTGGCGACGCTGGAGGGCCTTCCGGCCGGGGTCCCGATCACCACGGAGCTGGTGGCGGACGCACTGGCGAGGCGCCGGCTCGGCTACGGCCGCGGTGCGCGGATGAAGTTCGAGCAGGACGAGGTCACGTTCCTGGGTGGGGTGCGGCACGGTCTGTCGCTGGGCTCGCCGGTGGCCGTGATGGTCGGCAACACCGAGTGGCCCAAGTGGGAGCAGGTGATGGCGGCCGACCCGGTGGACCAGGAAGTGCTGGACGCACTGGCCCGTAACGCGCCGCTGACCCGCCCCCGCCCCGGCCACGCCGACCTCGCCGGCATGCAGAAGTACGGCTTCGACGAGGCCCGTCCGGTCCTGGAGCGCGCCTCCGCCCGCGAGACCGCCGCCCGGGTCGCCCTGGGCGCGGTCGCCCGGTCCTTCCTCAAGGAGACGGCCGGCATCGAGATCGTCTCGCATGTCGTGGAGCTGGCCGCCGCCAAGGCCCCGTACGGGGTCCTCCCCAAGCCCTCCGACGTCGAGAAGCTGGACGCCGACCCGGTGCGCTGCCTGGACGCGGACGCGAGCAAGGCGATGATCGCCGAGATCGACCAGGCCCACAAGGACGGCGACACCCTCGGCGGTGTGGTCGAGGTGCTGGCCTACGGCGTGCCCGTGGGGCTCGGCTCGCACGTCCACTGGGACCGGCGACTGGACGCCCGGCTGGCCGCGGCCCTCATGGGCATCCAGGCGATCAAGGGCGTCGAGGTCGGCGACGGCTTCGACCTGGCACGCGTGCCGGGCTCGAAGGCCCACGACGAGATCGTCTCCACCGACGACGGGATCAGGCGCAGCACGGGCCGCTCCGGCGGCACCGAGGGCGGGCTGACCACCGGCGAGCTGCTGCGGGTGCGCGCCGCGATGAAGCCGATCGCGACGGTGCCGCGAGCGCTGGCGACCATCGATGTGAGCACCGGCGAGGCGACCAAGGCACACCACCAGCGCTCGGACGTCTGCGCCGTGCCGGCCGCCGGCATCGTCGCCGAGGCCATGGTGGCGCTCGTGCTGGCGGACGCGGTACTGGAGAAGTTCGGCGGCGACAGCGTGCCCGAGACCCGCCGCAACGTGCGCAGCTTCCTCGACAACCTGGCGATCAAGTGA
- a CDS encoding shikimate kinase has protein sequence MTSPAVVLIGPPGAGKSTVGALLAERLGVGYRDTDADVVATAGRPIAEIFIDQGEPHFRELERAAVRDALDGHRGVLSLGGGAILDDGTRALLAGLPVIFLDVQLADAVKRVGLDAPRPLLAVNPRKQWRELMERRRPLYTQVARAVIETGERTPEQVAEAILDALELRPAGGDAPRAAHREEQA, from the coding sequence GTGACGTCGCCGGCCGTCGTGTTGATCGGCCCGCCCGGGGCCGGCAAGTCCACGGTGGGCGCGCTGCTCGCCGAGCGGCTGGGCGTCGGCTACCGCGACACCGACGCGGATGTCGTCGCCACGGCCGGTCGGCCGATCGCCGAGATCTTCATCGACCAGGGCGAGCCGCACTTCCGTGAGCTGGAGCGGGCGGCCGTCCGCGACGCCCTGGACGGTCACCGGGGCGTGCTCTCGCTCGGCGGCGGCGCCATCCTGGACGACGGCACCCGCGCGCTGCTCGCCGGGCTGCCGGTGATCTTCCTGGACGTCCAGCTCGCCGACGCCGTCAAGCGGGTGGGCCTCGACGCGCCCCGCCCGCTGCTGGCCGTCAACCCGCGCAAGCAGTGGCGCGAGCTGATGGAGCGGCGCCGCCCGCTGTACACACAGGTCGCGCGCGCCGTGATCGAAACGGGGGAGCGCACCCCCGAGCAGGTCGCCGAGGCGATCCTGGACGCTTTGGAGCTACGGCCGGCCGGGGGAGACGCCCCGCGGGCCGCCCACAGGGAGGAACAGGCATGA
- the aroB gene encoding 3-dehydroquinate synthase yields MTEQATRIQVGGTAGTDPYEVLVGRQLLGELPGLIGAGAKRVAVLHPEALAATGEALREDLASQGYEAVAIQLPNAEESKTAEVAAYCWKALGQSGFTRSDVLVGVGGGATTDLAGFVAATWLRGVRWIAVPTTVLGMVDAAVGGKTGINTAEGKNLVGAFHPPAGVLCDLAALDSLPVHDYVSGLAEVIKAGFIADPAILDLIESDPEGAKRPDGAHTAELIERAIRVKAEVVSADLKESGLREILNYGHTLAHAIEKNERYNWRHGAAVSVGMVFAAELGRIAGRLDDATADRHRTVLEAVGLPLTYRGDQWPKLLETMKVDKKSRGDRLRFIVLDGLAKPTVLEGPDPAMLLAAHAEIAA; encoded by the coding sequence ATGACGGAGCAGGCCACCCGTATCCAGGTCGGCGGCACGGCGGGCACCGACCCGTACGAGGTGCTCGTCGGGCGGCAGCTGCTCGGTGAACTCCCGGGCCTGATCGGTGCGGGGGCCAAGCGGGTCGCTGTGCTGCACCCGGAGGCGCTGGCCGCCACGGGTGAGGCGCTGCGCGAGGACCTGGCCTCCCAGGGCTACGAGGCCGTCGCGATCCAGCTGCCGAACGCCGAGGAGTCCAAGACCGCCGAGGTCGCGGCGTACTGCTGGAAGGCGCTCGGCCAGTCCGGCTTCACCCGCAGCGATGTGCTCGTGGGCGTCGGCGGCGGCGCCACCACCGACCTGGCCGGTTTCGTCGCCGCGACCTGGCTGCGCGGGGTGCGCTGGATCGCGGTGCCGACCACGGTCCTGGGCATGGTGGACGCGGCGGTCGGCGGCAAGACCGGCATCAACACCGCCGAGGGCAAGAACCTCGTCGGCGCCTTCCACCCGCCGGCCGGGGTGCTCTGCGATCTGGCCGCGCTCGACTCGCTGCCGGTGCACGACTACGTCTCCGGTCTGGCCGAGGTCATCAAGGCCGGCTTCATCGCCGACCCGGCGATCCTCGACCTGATCGAGTCGGACCCGGAGGGTGCCAAGCGCCCGGACGGGGCGCACACCGCCGAGCTGATCGAGCGGGCGATCCGGGTCAAGGCCGAGGTGGTCTCCGCCGACCTCAAGGAATCCGGCCTGCGCGAGATCCTCAACTACGGCCACACCCTGGCGCACGCCATCGAGAAGAACGAGCGCTACAACTGGCGGCACGGCGCGGCCGTCTCCGTGGGCATGGTCTTCGCCGCCGAACTCGGCCGGATCGCCGGCCGCCTGGACGATGCCACCGCCGACCGGCACCGCACCGTCCTGGAGGCTGTCGGGCTGCCGCTGACCTACCGCGGTGACCAGTGGCCCAAGCTGCTGGAGACGATGAAGGTCGACAAGAAGTCCCGTGGCGACCGGCTGCGCTTCATCGTTCTGGACGGCCTGGCCAAGCCGACCGTTCTGGAGGGCCCGGACCCGGCCATGCTGCTCGCCGCCCACGCCGAGATCGCGGCCTGA
- a CDS encoding Pro-rich N-terminal domain-containing protein: MHYAVGAPLPPPHGQASGPGAAMHWTPHPGQPTPPPSSPAPAAPPPPVQQPAPQQGWHPPAPQQSAPPVPPAPGNDVTGQIRLPPGAPVPLPSPPADTAAPDATHTAVAVLLIGPAGAGKTSVARHWADTRRVPTAHISLDDVREWVRAGFADPQAGWNDHSEAQYRLARRTCGFAARNFLANGISCILDDAVFPDRPVVGLGGWKRHVGPGLLPVVLLPGLEIVLERNARRSGNRRLSDEEVARIHGRMAGWYGSGLPIIDNSQHDVATTVRVLDDVVARSIASPPTW; the protein is encoded by the coding sequence ATGCACTACGCAGTGGGGGCTCCGCTGCCGCCGCCCCACGGGCAGGCATCAGGACCCGGGGCCGCCATGCACTGGACGCCCCACCCGGGGCAGCCCACCCCGCCCCCCTCGTCGCCGGCCCCCGCGGCTCCGCCTCCGCCCGTGCAGCAGCCCGCCCCGCAGCAGGGCTGGCACCCTCCCGCGCCCCAACAGTCCGCGCCCCCCGTGCCCCCCGCGCCCGGCAACGACGTCACCGGTCAGATCCGGCTGCCCCCGGGCGCCCCGGTGCCCCTGCCCAGCCCGCCCGCCGACACCGCCGCCCCGGACGCCACCCACACGGCCGTCGCGGTGCTCCTCATCGGCCCGGCCGGAGCCGGCAAGACCAGCGTCGCGCGCCACTGGGCCGACACCCGGCGGGTGCCGACCGCTCACATCAGCCTCGACGACGTCCGTGAATGGGTCCGTGCCGGCTTCGCCGACCCGCAGGCCGGCTGGAACGACCACTCCGAGGCGCAATACCGCCTCGCCCGCCGCACCTGCGGCTTCGCGGCCCGCAACTTCCTCGCCAACGGCATCTCCTGCATCCTCGACGACGCCGTCTTCCCCGACCGGCCGGTCGTCGGCCTCGGCGGCTGGAAGCGGCATGTGGGCCCCGGCCTGCTGCCGGTCGTGCTGCTGCCCGGTCTGGAGATCGTCCTGGAGCGCAACGCCCGGCGCAGCGGCAACCGCCGGCTGTCCGACGAAGAGGTGGCCCGGATCCACGGGCGGATGGCCGGCTGGTACGGCTCGGGACTGCCGATCATCGACAACTCCCAGCACGATGTCGCCACGACGGTACGGGTCCTGGACGACGTCGTGGCCCGCAGCATCGCCAGTCCGCCCACCTGGTAG
- a CDS encoding aminopeptidase P family protein: protein MSELYAVRRMQLRDRVAGAGSAAALISRPANVRYLTGCAPSGAALLLGPAVDVLLCGRQLSGDPAEGRPAEDVRVSVLPTRGGDPVVAGADLAAKAGADTLAVEEHHLTVTRHRALSQVAPRLRLTDLACAVEAQRLVKDDDEISCLRIAAEIADQALGELLESILVGRTERHLALELERRLVDHGADGPAFPTSVATGQNAGRPGHLPTDRRVEEGDFLSVCLGANYRGYRCEIGRTFVIGTTPADWQIELYDLVFAAQRAGREALAPGVECREVDRVTRHVLDAAGYGERLGPWTGHGVGLEIDEDPQLSPAAMGKLDACVPVTVEPGVHLPGRGGVRIDDTLVVRPEADGGPELLTITTKELLAL, encoded by the coding sequence ATGTCCGAGTTGTACGCGGTCCGACGCATGCAGCTGCGCGACCGCGTAGCCGGGGCCGGAAGTGCCGCCGCACTGATCTCGCGCCCCGCGAACGTCCGCTATCTCACCGGCTGCGCCCCGTCCGGCGCCGCGCTGCTGCTGGGCCCGGCCGTCGATGTGCTGCTCTGCGGCAGGCAGCTGAGCGGGGATCCCGCCGAGGGGCGGCCGGCCGAGGACGTACGGGTGTCGGTCCTGCCGACGCGGGGCGGCGACCCGGTGGTGGCCGGCGCCGACCTGGCCGCGAAGGCCGGCGCGGACACCCTGGCCGTCGAGGAGCACCATCTGACCGTCACCCGCCACCGGGCGCTCTCCCAGGTCGCGCCCCGGCTGCGGCTGACCGACCTGGCATGCGCGGTCGAGGCACAGCGGCTGGTGAAGGACGACGACGAGATCTCCTGCCTGCGGATCGCCGCCGAGATCGCCGACCAGGCTCTGGGGGAGCTGCTCGAATCCATTCTGGTCGGCCGCACCGAGCGGCATCTCGCGCTGGAACTGGAGCGCCGGCTGGTCGACCACGGCGCGGACGGCCCGGCCTTCCCCACCTCCGTGGCGACCGGGCAGAACGCCGGCCGCCCCGGACATCTGCCCACCGACCGACGGGTCGAGGAGGGTGACTTCCTCAGTGTCTGTCTGGGCGCCAACTACCGCGGCTACCGCTGCGAGATCGGCCGCACCTTCGTCATCGGCACCACGCCCGCGGACTGGCAGATCGAGCTGTACGATCTCGTTTTCGCAGCCCAGCGGGCCGGGCGGGAGGCGCTGGCACCGGGTGTGGAGTGCCGCGAGGTGGACCGGGTGACCCGCCACGTACTCGATGCGGCGGGGTACGGCGAGCGCCTCGGACCGTGGACCGGGCACGGTGTGGGACTCGAAATCGACGAGGACCCTCAGTTGTCCCCTGCCGCCATGGGTAAACTGGACGCTTGCGTGCCGGTCACCGTCGAACCGGGGGTTCACCTCCCGGGCCGAGGGGGTGTCCGGATCGACGACACACTCGTCGTCCGCCCCGAGGCGGACGGCGGGCCCGAGCTACTCACGATCACGACCAAGGAGCTGCTCGCACTCTGA